The Neochlamydia sp. AcF84 genome includes the window AAAGGAATATTCACCTATTTGGCTGATGGCCACCGCTACTGAAATCGCTATACTTTGCGGATACTTGGCTAGCTTAATGATTAAAAATGCCATCATAGGTCTTAAAGCCAGGATGATAAAAAGCAAGCCGAAAAAAAGAGGTAAATTGTTTTTAACTACCGTAGGATTAAAGAGCATGCCTACGGATAGAAAGAAAATAACAGCAAAAGCATCGCGCATAGGTAAAGCATTAGCGGCAGCTTGATGGCTAACCTCTGTTTTTCCTACGACAGTTCCGGCAATAAAAGCGCCCAATGCTAAAGACACTCCAAATAGATAAGCACTACCAATAGCAATGAAAAAGACACACGACAAAATTGCTAAAGTAAACAATTCATGCGAGCGGGTCCGAGCGACGACAGTTAAAACTTCTTTAACCAGCTTCTCTCCAACATAATAAATAATGACCCCTAAGGCCATAATTTTTAAAATTAGAGTTCCTAGTGAATACATAAATTCTACACCAGAATTTTCGCCACCTAAACTAGATTGCATCAACGTAGGCAACAAAATAAGCCCTAATACGGAAATGATATCTTCTACAATCGTCCATCCTAATACCGTGTGACCCTGGGGAGTCTGAAGTAAATTTTGATCCGCAAGGCCCCGTACAATAACTACTGTACTTGAGACGCAAATCGCCAAGCCAATCACAAATCCAGCTTGCATTGTTTGGCCCAGATTAACGCTTAAAAATATGCCCGCTCCAATAGAGAGGAGGGAAAGAATCAGGGCCCCGGGCAATACAATTTTCTTTACAGCTGCCAAATCATTCCACTTAAAATTAAGGCCTACGGCAAACATTAGTAAAGTCACCCCAATGTTAGCTAATTGTTCTGATAAACGCGGATCGGCAACGAAACCGGGAAAATTAGGTCCAATCAAATATCCAGCAATTACGTACCCTAGAATAGGCGATAATTTCATGCGATGAGCCGAATATCCCAAAAGACAAGCTAGTCCAAAGCCTATAGCTAAAATCCAGATAATCTTTAACTCCTCTAGCATATCTTCCCCAATTTTTTAAGATTAAAATTTTTAAGAGCCAAATGAGCTCTAAATTTTTCTAGTAGGCAGGCAAAAAGCAATAGATTTATTAATTCGCATACGAAAGAATAAAGGTCAATCATAAAAAAGGATCGCTATAAAGCTTATCCACTCGGTAAAAAGTTTTAAAATAACAATCAGTAAAAAATTTTCA containing:
- a CDS encoding cation:proton antiporter — its product is MLEELKIIWILAIGFGLACLLGYSAHRMKLSPILGYVIAGYLIGPNFPGFVADPRLSEQLANIGVTLLMFAVGLNFKWNDLAAVKKIVLPGALILSLLSIGAGIFLSVNLGQTMQAGFVIGLAICVSSTVVIVRGLADQNLLQTPQGHTVLGWTIVEDIISVLGLILLPTLMQSSLGGENSGVEFMYSLGTLILKIMALGVIIYYVGEKLVKEVLTVVARTRSHELFTLAILSCVFFIAIGSAYLFGVSLALGAFIAGTVVGKTEVSHQAAANALPMRDAFAVIFFLSVGMLFNPTVVKNNLPLFFGLLFIILALRPMMAFLIIKLAKYPQSIAISVAVAISQIGEYSFILAEEGNQLKILSDNAYDILVACAFISIMLNPLLFQLFKPLASKRTKKLFPENKEADQSLEALYKNADLQQSFLPRALVIGYGPVGRAVTHYLKESNFHPLVIDRNIDTVAAMKEKGIEAIFGDATQFQIMEKADLTNLQLMVVTTPDLHITQSIIQVAYHINPYIKIIARSHYKVDHQFLKFAEVPMVWDEEAAAEKMVSLLRTQLA